From the Callospermophilus lateralis isolate mCalLat2 chromosome 10, mCalLat2.hap1, whole genome shotgun sequence genome, the window ttaattcttgcactataggagtcttattaaggatgtCAGGGCCCAatccgacatgatggagatttgaacctactttttcttctattagatgaaggatctctggtttaattcctaggtccttggtccagtttgagttgagttttgtgtatggtgagagacaggggcttaatttcattttgttgcatatggatttccagttttccagcaccatttgttaaagaggctatcttttctccaatgagcATTTttagtgcctttgtctaatataagatcactataattatgtgggttagtctctgtgttctctattctgtacaattgcccttcagtagattaatggataaagaaaatgtggtatttatacacaatggaatattattcagcattaaaagagaataaaatcatggcatttgcaagtaaatgggtggagttggagaatataatgccaagtgaagtaagccaatctcaaaaaaccaaatgctgagtgTTTGATATGaggatactgatccataatgggatttgggggattggatcagaggaatggaggaactttaaatagtgcaaagggaaagaaggagaagggagggggcatgggtttaggaaagttggtggaatgagatggacgtcattaccccaagtacatgtatgaagatacgagtggtgtgactctacattgtgtacaaccagagacatgaaaaattgtcctctatatgtgtgtgtaccatgaattgaattgcattcatatataaaaaattagaataaataaaattttaaaaaaatagaaaaaagtttattgatgcattatagtcATATAGTGGGGATCATTTGGACATAATCATATATTTGTGGAATATAATTGCTCCATTTCTGTCCTCAATACTTGCCTCACTTCCCACACCCTATTCTTCTTCCTCTAGAGACATAatgtggaattcactgtggtacgTTCATATAGAAACAGAGTACAAGTTGGTCAGTTTCATTTCACAAGTGCTCATTTTTTTGCTATACCTCATGCCTCTCTTGGATCCCCTTCCTCTGCctcactgatctcccttctaattTCTTTGGGCTCTGTCCTTCCTGCCTCCACTGTTTTCCCTTATTTTGTTCTAGCTTCCCcataacagagaaaacattcaacccttaacTTTCTggatctggtttatttcacttgttctccttttccatccatttactagcaaatgctataatttcattcttctgtatggctaataaaaatccattgtgtatatatgctacattttcataatccattcatctgctgatagacacctgggctggttccatgacttggctattatgaattgcactgctttaaacattgatgtgcctgtatcactgtagtatgctcattttaattcttttggataaatacccacaagtgggatagctggatcatatggtgattCTATTCCTCATCTTTTGAGGAATCCTTATACAGCTTTATGGAGTGTGGTTGTATTAATTtgtagtcctaccagcaatgtatgagtgtatctttttccccacatcgtcaccAGCAAAGTAGTAAATAAAACTTGTACTTACCATATAAGTAGGAAAGTCTTATGAAATTATTTAACAATTTTTATGCACATTGGAAAAAACAAAGTTCAGATGTTTGAATGTACCTCATGAGAACAACTGTTCATATGTGGCTATAATATTAATGTTCCGGAGGTATGCTCACATAGCTTAAGATAACTTTTGAAGGAACTGATAGATAATTTAGCATATGATTATgtatttgttatatgtttgaaaatgtattctaaattttaaaaaatcaagttagaatagtttattaggaaatcagaaaatataaagtggaatataaataatttcattatttatggtatataatataaataatttcattatttatggtatataatgaatttttgtgattTGAGTTGTACTGGTTACTGAATCTTGGCTAATTGAGCTTACAGctatataaataataattggGTATGATGCATTTCTTCTTGAAGATAAAATTATCTTGAAAGTTTTActataaaatgaaaatgtgaaaaatattagatgctttcatttttctttcttttttttaacttgacaaacagtttattaactttttaagacttttattgtatattttctggTTCTGGTTATCTCTCCAATAAAAACAGAACTAGTAATTTAAGAAGATGATTTACCTTTTGTTTGGGGGAGGAGGGGCTTGAGCATTTCTGATATTGAGCCTTATAAAGGAAACTTCTGCAGGTGTGCACTTCAGGAAGATTTGTAAGGAAAGTATTGATGAAAAGGCCAGGAGTCAATGAGAATAAAGTTCTGGCcatgcacagtggcgcacacctataatccccgcggctcaggagactgaggcaggaggatcactagttcaaaaccagcctcagcaacttaaagaggccctaagcaactcagtaagaccctatctctaaataaaatacagaaaagtgctagggatgtggctcagtggttaagtacccctgagttcaatctccaatactctACACCCAAAAGAAGAATAAACTTCTGGgtttagtaatattttttgtAGTGACTCTTGGTGGACTAGGATTAAAATTGAATCATTAAATTCTTAGGAaggctttgtttttttataagaatattaCTGAATATATAGTTAAATTGAAACACAAGTTATTAGGCCACATTTTATATTATTAATGCCAATATTCTGTAGCATTTTTTCCTCTAATTTATAAGCTATAAGGGACTGTTACTAAGATTTGTATTTAAAGTAGCTTATAAACATAaacgtttctttctttttttcctataggAGTACCAAAATCTAATCTTTTGCACACCAAGTCATTGAGGGGCCATAAAGACTGCTTTGAAAAATACCATTTAATTGCAAACCAGGATTGTTCTCGATCTAAACTTACTAAAAGTACTTATGAAGGAGTTAAAACTATTTTGAGTAAGAAGATAAACTGGATTGTACAGTATGCACAGAATAAAGACCTGGAATCAGATTCTGAATGTTCCAAAAATCCCCAACATCATCTGTTTAATTTCAGGCATAAAACAGATAAAAAATTACTCCCACAGTTTGACTCTCAAGTACCAAAATATTCTGCAAAATGGATAGATGGAAGTACAGGTGCCATCTCAAACTGTACACAAACAATTTTGGAGCAGAGGGAAAATACAGACTTTGGCCTTGCTGTGTTACAAGATTCAGGTGCCACCTTATGCCATGACAGCGTGTTATGGTCTCACAGTCACAACCAGGCACAAAAAAAAGAAGAGACTCTCTCAAGTCCAGACGCTAATGGCCAGACCCAGAGTCTACATTACAGCAGAGAGGAATGTAAGTGAAATGGGAAGAAAGGTTAAACAGAAGTTTGGGGTGGATGTATTGTTTGGTGGTTTTGGAGaggttttgtttgggtttttgcagttttataaatgaggaatgTATCAAGAATTTTGATTTAGAACCACAGATTGGTTAAGCATAGTATTTAATAAAAGATTCACCTTAGCAAAAATGATTTGTATTTAAGCAGCTTATAAAACACTTTGCTTTAGAATAGTCATGTGTATGTCTCACATGTTATGTTTGGGAGTTCTCTATCATTTGTTTTGCTATTTTAATGATTAAATTGAATGGAATCAGCAAACTCAATTGGCAAGTTCAGGGTTCATATAGTTCAGAAGTATAGCCTCAACTAGTGGCTAATACACATTGTCACATTACTAATCAATACCAGACTGACTGGGGGTGGCATTTAAAAGCAAAAATCTGACATTTTTACTAAAGGCTAAAAGGTAATGtatgaatttatttaaaaaatagaaaaagtaacTGTCTATATGAATAAAAATCACAGAAACTAAGGTAATATTAATTGACTTTGAATCAGATACTTAGAGTCAGAAGGGACTTGATGGGTAAAGACTAGCACTTTTTAAAACCTAAAATAGAATTGGAGATACCACAATTCAACAGACctactattaaatattttttgtgaAACTTTTGCTTCTGCTGGAGGGGTTGTTACTGCAAGAGATGTCAAATGTGGTTTTTGCTGGTAGGTGTATTGAAAAGTTCTCCATATTATAAGAGCTAATGAATGAATCCTGGGGTACTCTTTAATGTTACGTTGGCAGATAactgcaattttttaaaataggatACTGTATTAGGCAACAAATATTATTATATTAGGCAAATTATATTGTAGTGGTAACAATGAATGTATTTTCATGTTTCAGTGAATTTGATGACTCTTGGTGAGGTAGAGCAACTGAATGCAAAGCTCCGGCAACAAATCCAGGGTAAAGAATCATTCTTAAATGTTTTTTCACATGAAACTTTTGAATCAGAAATCTTCTGTGACAAGACACCATTGGCTTTAGCAGcatttatatttggaaaatacaaatttgaattttttagtttacagagcaaagagaataagaaaacaaCTTCTTTATGAACTGCAGGGGAAGTAGGTCCTTTTCTTTTCTAATTAAAAATGGAGACTAGAGTTAACCTGTTACTAACATTTTACTGATTATGAACTACTGTGCCAGGGATTGTGGATGTGCTCCCTGATAGTTCTTTAAGGCCGATAATATTAGCCCtgatttttggtttgttttggataccagggattgaacccagggtgcttaaccactcagccacatccccttcccttttttggagataggatctcaccaagttgcttagggccctgctATGTTGcttaagctggctttgaactagcaattctcctgtctcagcctcccaagcccctgaggTTACAGAaatgtgccacagtgcctggcttgttttattttaattatgaacaattttaaaaacatataaatgTACTGACACTGACATAGTGAAATTTTACCCATCTTTACCAACTTCAGCTATTACCAATGCATAgctaatttttcttcatttctacttGTATCCATTCCTCTTGCCCCACTTCCTCTCCAGTgtggattattttaaaaataagtcccAGAAAACATTGTTTTGTCCATAAACACTCCAGGATTTTCCCTAAAAGATGACTTTTATTAGAGAAGAAAAACCCTACAATCTTATTATCTCATACCTTTTAAAACGCTAATAATCCCTTACCATCATCAAATATGATGTTAACACCAAGAGTTAATAAAGCTCTAATTACCCAATTAtctccctctttttttctttataatttgttCCCATTTAGGTGAGGATATTGCACTTTGGAGACTTTCAGCCATTTTTTACAAAGTTATGCCATTCAATCAGTAACAGATCAAGGATTCTAAACCATTTTTAACTCCAAAGCTAATAGTCTTAACTGTAGACTGAGAgtaattatgatgatgatgatagtaaTAGCAATTTGTATTCATCAAGTACTTATTCTGTGTATTTTACAAATATGATCTCATTTCATCCTGGCAGTAACCCGTTTAGTGTttactttggttttttttgtttgttttgtttttgttttgttttgttttgttttttgtatgagGAATTGAACCGAGGGCACTTAACCATCCccggcccattttattttttattttgatacagggtctcactaagttggtgaggctggctttgaacttgcaatgttcctgtctcagtctcctgagctgctaggattacaggcataagcCACAGTGCCCCAGCACTATTATTTTCAATCTTAAACATAAAAGAAATTTGAAACAGAAAGCTTTAAATTACTTGCTTGAGGCACATAATAGTAGGACTAAGAATTTGAAAATTTAGATAATCTGATTCCAAAGCCTCTTAGAGAAGTTTCCAGACCTGGTTATTAATGGGCACTTTCTATGCACACATAAATTTTATTGCGTATTGGTGAAACCTATTTAGAGATCCTAATTGAGAAGTGGCTCAGCTATAATGGTAACCACCATTTCTGCT encodes:
- the C10H21orf91 gene encoding protein EURL homolog; the encoded protein is MNEEEQFVNIDLDDDNICSVCKLGTDKETLSFCHICFELNIEGVPKSNLLHTKSLRGHKDCFEKYHLIANQDCSRSKLTKSTYEGVKTILSKKINWIVQYAQNKDLESDSECSKNPQHHLFNFRHKTDKKLLPQFDSQVPKYSAKWIDGSTGAISNCTQTILEQRENTDFGLAVLQDSGATLCHDSVLWSHSHNQAQKKEETLSSPDANGQTQSLHYSREELNLMTLGEVEQLNAKLRQQIQEVFEELTHQVQEKDSLSSELHVRHVAIEQLLKNYSKLPCLQVGRTGMKTHLPINN